The sequence CGCGCGGAGGACACGCCCGAAGTGATTGAACGGCGGCTCGAAAACGCCCGCACCGAGATCGGCCACTGGCAGGACTACGACTTCGTCGTCATCAACAACGATCTGGAAGTCGCGTTCGACCAGGTGCACGCGATACTGATCGCCGAGCGCCTGCGCCGTGGCCGGCGACCCGGGCTCGAGAAGTTCGTCGGCCAGCTGACCGGTTAGCCCATCTATCGCCACAGCCTCACAGCCGATTGGCCAGCGTCACGAATTCCTCCACCGACAGCTCTTCGGCGCGCCGCGAACCGTCGATGCCGGCCCGCTCCA is a genomic window of Pseudomonadota bacterium containing:
- a CDS encoding guanylate kinase, translated to RAEDTPEVIERRLENARTEIGHWQDYDFVVINNDLEVAFDQVHAILIAERLRRGRRPGLEKFVGQLTG